From Persicobacter psychrovividus, the proteins below share one genomic window:
- a CDS encoding SpoIIE family protein phosphatase, with the protein MNISQIEFDVAKEVINIGLAKAADAMSMFVADKIKLKDFNLSIERVSPRMRVSKKQGEQVTVLTTAIKGQMQGVCFFILNQQEREQLLLKTLPSSLNPESEEAKAMGKAFLMELDNIIAASVVTQFSNLLELQMHGYVPEHDVYTEDELNPALCERLGVNSHLMYFKVILHFEEADISPEFIWSLDAKFMDSVNTFICNPQNQRIFKRVKDNLEQERVSRLNASVNEKMKFVLIDDSTVALAMLTELIESCGHEVISTFQTGEQFLQNEEKVFKSADLIIMDINLMGDLNGIQTMSYYREKYKTPFMYITAHDQYDVLQIAKRTLPWAFLTKPLDIKSLRNQLELFQYNHHAMQSEQEGINEEISRLKEENHSLATKAEMLQISIQELTTTNEHLISATFREREMKEELAELLKLLEETKSTLEVQNSKITESIQYSYRIQQALNTNSDRFKGYFNQSFIFYQPKDVVSGDFPWALKMGDYLYVAAVDCTGHGVPGAMLAIMTNVILKYLCTDISHTTNQILDLLHLEIVDLLQQECEKVKINDGLDISLVRFNTKTNHLQFSGAHLPMFLQQEGTLQMIRGDKMPVGGTQYKNRKPFKAHDFDLKPGDRVFIFSDGLVDQFGESTNRKFGRKQTFDALQDGAAKSLKELENNFISQWKNWQGGAKQIDDVLLIGIEYAT; encoded by the coding sequence ATGAATATATCACAAATTGAATTTGATGTAGCCAAAGAGGTTATTAATATTGGATTGGCCAAAGCTGCGGACGCCATGTCGATGTTTGTGGCCGACAAAATTAAACTCAAAGATTTCAACCTGAGTATTGAGCGGGTATCGCCAAGAATGCGGGTCAGCAAAAAACAAGGGGAACAGGTGACCGTATTGACCACCGCGATCAAAGGGCAAATGCAGGGGGTATGTTTTTTTATCCTCAATCAGCAGGAGCGGGAACAACTATTGCTTAAAACCCTGCCTTCAAGTTTGAATCCCGAGAGCGAAGAAGCAAAAGCGATGGGGAAGGCTTTCCTGATGGAGCTTGACAATATTATCGCCGCTTCGGTCGTTACTCAATTTTCAAATTTGCTTGAACTGCAAATGCATGGTTATGTGCCTGAGCATGATGTTTATACGGAAGATGAACTGAATCCCGCACTCTGTGAACGGCTTGGGGTAAATTCACACTTAATGTACTTTAAGGTGATTTTACATTTTGAAGAGGCCGATATTAGCCCGGAGTTTATCTGGAGCCTTGATGCAAAATTTATGGATTCGGTGAACACCTTTATCTGTAATCCTCAAAATCAGCGCATCTTTAAGAGGGTTAAGGATAACCTGGAGCAGGAGCGCGTCAGTCGCCTGAACGCCTCAGTGAATGAAAAAATGAAGTTTGTACTTATCGATGATAGTACTGTGGCTTTGGCAATGCTTACCGAACTGATCGAAAGTTGTGGTCATGAGGTCATCAGTACTTTTCAGACGGGGGAGCAATTTCTGCAAAATGAGGAAAAAGTGTTTAAAAGTGCCGACTTGATCATTATGGATATCAACCTGATGGGGGATCTGAATGGTATTCAGACCATGTCCTACTATCGGGAAAAGTACAAAACTCCTTTCATGTATATTACTGCCCATGATCAGTACGATGTGTTGCAAATTGCCAAGCGTACCCTTCCGTGGGCTTTCCTGACCAAGCCCCTTGATATTAAATCGTTGCGGAATCAGCTCGAACTTTTTCAGTACAACCACCACGCGATGCAGTCGGAGCAAGAGGGTATTAATGAGGAAATCAGTCGGCTGAAAGAGGAGAATCATTCTTTGGCGACCAAGGCAGAGATGCTGCAAATTAGTATTCAGGAACTGACCACCACCAACGAACATCTTATTTCAGCGACTTTCCGCGAGCGCGAAATGAAGGAAGAACTGGCAGAATTGCTCAAGTTACTGGAAGAAACGAAGTCCACACTTGAGGTTCAAAACTCAAAAATTACCGAAAGTATTCAGTACAGTTATCGTATTCAGCAGGCGTTAAATACCAATAGCGATCGGTTCAAGGGGTATTTTAATCAGTCGTTTATTTTTTATCAGCCGAAGGATGTGGTCAGTGGTGACTTCCCATGGGCTTTAAAAATGGGTGACTACCTTTATGTAGCTGCCGTGGATTGTACAGGGCATGGCGTTCCTGGGGCAATGCTGGCGATCATGACCAATGTGATTTTGAAATACCTGTGTACCGATATTTCGCATACGACCAATCAGATTCTGGATTTGCTGCACCTTGAAATTGTCGATTTGTTACAGCAGGAATGCGAAAAAGTGAAAATTAATGATGGGCTTGACATTTCCTTGGTTCGATTCAACACCAAAACCAATCACCTGCAATTCAGTGGAGCCCACTTGCCGATGTTCTTACAGCAGGAGGGAACTTTGCAGATGATTCGTGGGGATAAAATGCCTGTCGGTGGTACTCAATACAAAAATCGGAAGCCATTCAAGGCACATGATTTTGACCTGAAGCCTGGAGATCGTGTGTTCATTTTCTCGGATGGTTTGGTCGATCAGTTCGGAGAATCTACCAATCGGAAATTTGGGAGAAAGCAAACCTTCGATGCCTTGCAAGATGGTGCGGCAAAAAGCCTGAAGGAGCTCGAAAATAATTTCATCTCTCAATGGAAAAACTGGCAGGGAGGGGCAAAACAAATTGATGACGTACTTTTGATAGGTATTGAATATGCAACATAA
- a CDS encoding chemotaxis protein CheA — translation MKEKEKEYLELFKAEAHDQFEQLNRLFTALEANSDDKEAIDAIFRITHTLKGNSMGLGIQSIAEISHVMEDIFGEIKKKKFSLSSELFSNLYRGVDKLGQLIQAINTDEKVSYKGIRTKLQVAFRKILPEEEATDDSGSAVVVPADLPNAAETIVATESEPAEAPVAPEDSLSATEEQAVQEEAPAMEETAATESQEAEEVEDDLSTVSDISFSDFVNVPIKKLDGLIDLVGELLIEKDSLAAGRKDGQRNNELALLHRITSDLQYGIMGIRLVQVGFMFHKFHRIIRDVATIEQKEVSLNLEGTEIEIDRNILKILSDSMVHLVRNAVSHGIESPAQRRASGKSTRGNVTLRAFNEKDTVFIEVVDDGQGINEEVILKKAIEKRLVSEEIGKGLSKDEKLQFIFEPGFSNAEKITEVSGRGVGMDVVKRATESIGGRVSVQSEIGKGTVMQLALPSSMALKGALLFQMDRQTYAVPLSYTEAVISLHKKDLHKISNGLMSSYLDRPMSVFFLKDLFQYGKTMDTSFDFHQGFNALKKGEKIEVLVISYQNTYLGFIVDKLLQQKEIVEKTLSKPLDQVPLFSGATILGNGQVCLVLDIPNIIRKVLKNKRRGQEHEYITN, via the coding sequence ATGAAAGAGAAGGAAAAAGAATACCTTGAACTTTTTAAGGCAGAGGCGCACGACCAGTTTGAGCAATTGAACAGGCTTTTTACCGCCCTGGAAGCCAATTCGGACGATAAGGAAGCCATCGATGCCATTTTCAGAATCACCCACACCCTGAAAGGAAATTCAATGGGTTTGGGGATTCAGTCCATTGCCGAGATCTCCCATGTTATGGAAGATATTTTCGGAGAGATTAAGAAGAAAAAGTTTTCCCTCTCTTCAGAATTGTTTTCAAACTTATACCGTGGAGTAGATAAGCTCGGGCAGCTGATTCAGGCGATTAATACGGATGAAAAAGTCAGTTATAAGGGCATACGAACGAAACTGCAGGTAGCCTTCAGAAAAATTTTGCCAGAAGAAGAAGCCACTGACGATAGCGGTTCAGCAGTTGTGGTGCCTGCTGATTTGCCGAATGCAGCGGAAACCATTGTCGCCACTGAATCGGAACCTGCCGAGGCACCTGTTGCACCTGAGGATTCATTGTCCGCTACGGAAGAACAGGCCGTGCAGGAGGAAGCGCCGGCAATGGAAGAAACAGCGGCTACGGAAAGTCAGGAAGCGGAAGAGGTGGAAGATGATTTATCGACCGTTTCAGATATTTCCTTTTCAGATTTTGTCAACGTGCCGATCAAAAAACTCGATGGCCTGATTGACCTTGTGGGGGAATTACTGATTGAAAAAGACAGTCTTGCCGCGGGCAGGAAAGACGGCCAACGCAACAATGAGCTGGCACTTTTGCATCGGATTACATCTGACTTGCAATATGGAATTATGGGCATTCGGCTGGTGCAGGTGGGTTTTATGTTTCATAAATTTCATCGTATTATCCGCGATGTAGCCACCATAGAGCAGAAGGAAGTCAGCCTGAATTTGGAAGGCACGGAGATCGAAATCGACCGTAATATCCTGAAAATCCTCAGTGATTCGATGGTGCATCTGGTACGAAATGCGGTAAGCCATGGCATTGAGTCGCCAGCACAAAGACGCGCAAGCGGTAAAAGTACAAGGGGAAATGTAACCCTGCGGGCGTTTAATGAAAAGGACACCGTTTTTATTGAAGTGGTGGATGATGGGCAGGGGATTAATGAAGAGGTGATTCTGAAAAAAGCCATTGAAAAACGGCTGGTTTCCGAAGAAATCGGCAAGGGCCTCAGCAAAGATGAAAAGTTGCAGTTTATTTTTGAGCCAGGCTTCTCGAATGCGGAAAAGATCACGGAGGTTTCTGGTCGTGGGGTCGGGATGGATGTGGTCAAGCGGGCAACAGAATCGATCGGCGGACGGGTGAGTGTGCAGTCTGAAATTGGAAAGGGAACCGTTATGCAACTCGCGTTGCCGTCATCAATGGCGCTAAAAGGAGCCTTGTTGTTTCAGATGGATCGGCAAACTTATGCGGTGCCGCTGTCCTATACGGAGGCGGTGATTTCCCTGCATAAAAAGGATCTGCATAAAATCAGCAATGGCTTGATGTCAAGTTATCTCGATCGGCCGATGTCGGTATTTTTCCTGAAAGACCTTTTTCAGTATGGAAAAACGATGGATACCAGCTTTGACTTCCACCAGGGCTTTAATGCACTCAAGAAAGGGGAAAAGATTGAGGTATTGGTGATTTCCTATCAAAATACTTATCTCGGTTTCATCGTTGATAAGCTTTTGCAACAAAAAGAGATTGTGGAAAAAACCCTCTCGAAACCCCTTGATCAGGTGCCCTTATTCAGTGGTGCCACCATTTTAGGAAACGGTCAGGTTTGCTTGGTACTTGATATTCCAAACATCATTCGGAAGGTTTTAAAAAATAAAAGACGGGGTCAGGAACATGAATATATCACAAATTGA
- a CDS encoding response regulator — MSRSVLIVDDSMYMRSLISDALESAGYQIIGQAENGEKAIDLAMELKPELITLDNILPDMIGIDILRVLKSEENMNAKVIMISAVGQESVIQEGLSLGATDYIVKPFTAEGIVASAAKAFE; from the coding sequence ATGTCAAGATCTGTTTTGATTGTGGATGACTCTATGTATATGAGATCACTGATCAGTGATGCGTTGGAGTCGGCAGGCTACCAAATTATTGGGCAGGCAGAAAATGGCGAAAAAGCCATCGACCTTGCCATGGAGTTGAAACCTGAACTGATCACACTTGATAATATCCTGCCCGACATGATCGGTATTGATATTCTCAGGGTGTTGAAAAGTGAAGAAAATATGAACGCTAAAGTGATCATGATCAGTGCGGTAGGGCAAGAATCAGTGATTCAGGAAGGGTTAAGCCTCGGAGCGACTGATTACATTGTCAAACCATTTACAGCGGAAGGCATCGTAGCCTCGGCTGCCAAAGCATTTGAATAA
- a CDS encoding chemotaxis protein CheW, giving the protein MSQPIVNDPLHGQSTDAMKGNANKQSTRSQLIVFKLGGEEYGLPIDQVKEVVLTPRLAPVPHTPEYILGAANIRGSVIAIMDLEHKFHLSDQIANVKAQEHYSLVIENEKFKVGVLVKEVPNTLSIDSEDIDDSKEVLQFSSLKEECVRGIAKVGDRMIILLDIIAMLQMDDVTLGS; this is encoded by the coding sequence ATGAGTCAACCCATCGTAAACGATCCCCTTCATGGACAAAGTACCGATGCCATGAAGGGCAATGCCAATAAGCAATCTACACGGTCTCAGCTCATCGTTTTTAAGCTCGGCGGCGAAGAATATGGCTTACCGATTGATCAGGTGAAGGAGGTGGTGCTCACCCCCCGCCTGGCACCTGTGCCACATACGCCAGAATATATTCTCGGTGCGGCCAATATTCGGGGATCCGTGATTGCGATTATGGATCTTGAACATAAGTTTCACCTCAGTGATCAGATTGCGAATGTCAAGGCGCAGGAGCATTATTCGCTGGTGATCGAAAATGAAAAGTTCAAGGTAGGGGTATTGGTCAAAGAAGTTCCCAATACCCTTTCTATCGATTCAGAAGATATTGACGACTCCAAGGAGGTGCTTCAGTTTTCAAGCCTGAAGGAAGAGTGCGTTCGTGGCATCGCAAAGGTGGGGGATCGGATGATTATTCTGCTGGACATTATCGCCATGCTGCAAATGGATGATGTAACACTCGGAAGTTAA